The following proteins are co-located in the Deltaproteobacteria bacterium genome:
- a CDS encoding ABC transporter permease, whose translation MAEPTSASRRTWARYWARPRHRIAVGLLVLFMGAALLADALASDLPLYLELDGTRFVLPCLTHPLPLRGLDNAALQKLPANRVGALWLPPIPFGPARTDVTAALAPPSSTHWLGTDSVGRDVLARVVHGARVSLAVGLLSTALATLIGLLLGALAGYGGGVTDVLLARSMEVVQTFPALFLLLGLLALVPSAGIVTLIAVLGLTRWVEMGRLARAETLRVRTLDYVLAARALGSPPWRTFAIHVLPAAAGPVLIASSLLVGSMVLLESSLAFLGLGAPPPTASWGELLSQARGAPAAWWLTLGPGTCIFLVVVGCNVLGEGLREALGGRSGAPAGTLPPRKL comes from the coding sequence ATGGCTGAGCCCACGAGCGCATCGCGTCGGACCTGGGCGCGCTACTGGGCGCGCCCGCGGCACCGCATCGCCGTGGGATTGCTGGTGCTCTTCATGGGCGCGGCGCTGCTCGCGGATGCGCTCGCGTCGGACCTGCCGCTGTACCTCGAGCTCGACGGAACGCGCTTCGTGCTCCCGTGCCTCACGCATCCGCTCCCGCTGCGCGGGCTCGACAACGCCGCGCTCCAGAAGCTGCCCGCCAATCGCGTGGGCGCGCTCTGGCTGCCGCCGATTCCCTTCGGACCCGCGCGGACCGATGTCACCGCGGCGCTGGCACCGCCGTCGTCGACGCACTGGCTGGGGACGGACTCCGTGGGCCGCGACGTGCTCGCCCGCGTGGTGCACGGCGCGCGCGTCTCGCTCGCGGTGGGCCTGCTCTCGACGGCCCTGGCTACGCTCATCGGGCTCCTCCTCGGCGCCCTCGCGGGCTACGGCGGTGGCGTGACCGATGTGCTGCTCGCGCGGTCCATGGAGGTCGTGCAGACGTTTCCTGCGCTCTTCTTGTTGCTGGGCCTGCTCGCTCTGGTTCCGAGCGCAGGGATCGTCACGCTCATCGCCGTCCTGGGGCTCACGCGCTGGGTGGAGATGGGCCGGCTCGCGCGCGCGGAGACGCTCCGGGTGCGAACGCTCGACTACGTGCTCGCCGCCCGCGCGCTGGGCTCGCCGCCCTGGCGCACGTTCGCGATCCACGTCTTGCCTGCAGCGGCCGGACCGGTCCTCATCGCCTCCAGCCTGCTGGTGGGGAGCATGGTGCTGCTCGAGAGCTCGCTCGCCTTCCTGGGCCTGGGCGCGCCGCCGCCGACCGCCAGCTGGGGCGAGCTCCTCTCCCAGGCCCGGGGCGCGCCGGCGGCCTGGTGGCTCACGCTGGGGCCGGGCACGTGCATCTTCTTGGTGGTCGTGGGCTGCAACGTCCTGGGCGAGGGGCTGCGAGAGGCGCTCGGCGGCCGATCCGGGGCTCCAGCCGGAACATTGCCCCCTCGAAAACTTTGA
- a CDS encoding general secretion pathway protein GspE produces MAIRLGELLLKANVITEAQLKAALDEQKRWGGKLGEILVRMTFVTEDLMVKALAKQLGVTRVDLDPLPPVPKPVLHRIPHEVARDLQSVALQLKDDKTLVVAMAEPTNLEQLDTLQKVSRCKISPVIATPTQIARLIARSYEDSDSGSLDSDSGEGFKVVDAQGKTVVKSIAELEARGAAAHAPKGPAPRPAAPPPGSPGVAAPAQTGASVMLTHIEEAQRKEVAALKAMVELLIEKGVFSREEYLARVRR; encoded by the coding sequence ATGGCCATTCGACTCGGCGAGCTGCTGCTCAAGGCAAACGTCATCACCGAGGCCCAGCTCAAGGCCGCCCTCGACGAGCAGAAGCGTTGGGGCGGCAAGCTCGGCGAGATCCTCGTGCGGATGACGTTCGTCACCGAGGACTTGATGGTGAAGGCGCTGGCCAAGCAGCTCGGCGTGACCCGCGTGGATCTCGACCCGCTCCCGCCTGTGCCCAAGCCGGTGCTCCACCGCATCCCGCATGAGGTCGCGCGCGATCTGCAGTCCGTCGCGCTGCAGCTCAAGGACGACAAGACGCTCGTGGTGGCCATGGCCGAGCCCACCAACCTCGAGCAGCTGGACACACTGCAGAAGGTCTCGCGCTGCAAGATCTCCCCGGTCATCGCCACGCCCACGCAGATCGCGCGCCTCATCGCGCGGTCCTACGAAGACAGCGACTCGGGCTCGCTGGATTCCGATTCGGGCGAGGGCTTCAAGGTCGTCGACGCCCAGGGCAAGACGGTGGTGAAGAGCATCGCCGAGCTCGAGGCCCGCGGCGCGGCGGCACACGCGCCCAAGGGGCCTGCGCCACGGCCAGCAGCGCCTCCTCCCGGCTCGCCCGGCGTGGCGGCCCCGGCTCAGACCGGCGCGTCGGTGATGCTCACGCACATCGAAGAGGCCCAGCGGAAGGAAGTGGCCGCGCTCAAGGCCATGGTGGAGCTGCTCATCGAGAAGGGCGTTTTTTCCCGCGAGGAGTACCTGGCGCGGGTGAGGCGATAG